In one Macaca fascicularis isolate 582-1 chromosome 6, T2T-MFA8v1.1 genomic region, the following are encoded:
- the UBE2B gene encoding ubiquitin-conjugating enzyme E2 B isoform X2 produces MSTPARRRLMRDFKRLQEDPPVGVSGAPSENNIMQWNAVIFGPEGTPFEDVYADGSICLDILQNRWSPTYDVSSILTSIQSLLDEPNPNSPANSQAAQLYQENKREYEKRVSAIVEQSWNDS; encoded by the exons ATGTCGACCCCGGCCCGAAGGAGGCTTATGCGGGATTTCAAGCG GTTACAAGAGGACCCACCTGTGGGTGTCAGTGGTGCACCATCTGAAAACAACATCATGCAGTGGAATGCAGTTATATTTGG ACCAGAAGGGACACCTTTTGAAGATG TGTATGCTGATGGTAGCATATGTTTAGATATCCTTCAGAATCGATGGAGTCCAACATACGATGTATCTTCTATCTTAACATCAATTCAG tCTCTGCTGGATGAACCGAATCCTAACAGTCCAGCCAATAGCCAGGCAGCACAGCTTTATCAGGAAAACAAACGAGAATATGAGAAAAGAGTTTCGGCCATTGTTGAACAAAGCTGGAATGATTCATAA
- the UBE2B gene encoding ubiquitin-conjugating enzyme E2 B isoform X1, which translates to MSTPARRRLMRDFKRLQEDPPVGVSGAPSENNIMQWNAVIFGPEGTPFEDGTFKLVIEFSEEYPNKPPTVRFLSKMFHPNVYADGSICLDILQNRWSPTYDVSSILTSIQSLLDEPNPNSPANSQAAQLYQENKREYEKRVSAIVEQSWNDS; encoded by the exons ATGTCGACCCCGGCCCGAAGGAGGCTTATGCGGGATTTCAAGCG GTTACAAGAGGACCCACCTGTGGGTGTCAGTGGTGCACCATCTGAAAACAACATCATGCAGTGGAATGCAGTTATATTTGG ACCAGAAGGGACACCTTTTGAAGATG gTACTTTTAAACTAGTAATAGAATTTTCTGAAGAATATCCAAATAAACCACCAACTGTTAGGTTTTTATCCAAAATGTTTCATCCAAATG TGTATGCTGATGGTAGCATATGTTTAGATATCCTTCAGAATCGATGGAGTCCAACATACGATGTATCTTCTATCTTAACATCAATTCAG tCTCTGCTGGATGAACCGAATCCTAACAGTCCAGCCAATAGCCAGGCAGCACAGCTTTATCAGGAAAACAAACGAGAATATGAGAAAAGAGTTTCGGCCATTGTTGAACAAAGCTGGAATGATTCATAA